The Hyphomicrobiales bacterium genome includes a region encoding these proteins:
- a CDS encoding class II aldolase/adducin family protein: MDVAVKANFDEAQRTLRTELSACVRLMHDADILNYNGHVSGRIAGEETLLIHSLSTPRSEVGPQHFVVCDLDGRVVEAAPGLKAPSEVFIHSEIYKARPDVGAIAHIHSENVIAFTLTEESPCLKLMRCDAVRWRSGIPTHPDPTRIRDNQQGAELAATLGPHRAALMRAHGAVLVAPDARAVFADTIQFDENARAQILAATLGTPAPLTEAELDALSEASPPQFIDHYMNKIWQYYAQRGLAAGLLPKEWAEHLA; this comes from the coding sequence ATGGACGTAGCGGTGAAAGCCAATTTCGACGAGGCTCAGCGCACTCTGCGCACCGAGCTTTCCGCCTGCGTGCGGCTGATGCACGATGCGGACATCCTCAACTATAACGGCCATGTCAGCGGCCGCATCGCCGGCGAGGAGACGCTTCTCATCCACTCGCTGTCGACGCCGCGCTCCGAAGTCGGTCCTCAGCACTTCGTGGTCTGCGATCTGGACGGCCGGGTCGTCGAGGCGGCCCCCGGCCTCAAGGCGCCGAGCGAGGTCTTCATTCACAGCGAAATCTACAAGGCGCGGCCCGACGTCGGCGCCATCGCCCACATCCATTCGGAAAATGTCATCGCCTTCACACTGACCGAGGAAAGCCCGTGCCTTAAGCTGATGCGCTGCGACGCGGTGCGCTGGCGCAGCGGCATTCCGACCCATCCCGACCCGACGCGTATCCGCGACAACCAGCAGGGTGCCGAGCTTGCCGCCACCCTCGGCCCGCATCGGGCGGCCCTGATGCGCGCCCACGGCGCGGTGCTGGTGGCCCCCGACGCGCGCGCCGTATTCGCCGATACGATCCAGTTCGACGAGAACGCTCGAGCCCAGATTCTCGCAGCCACGCTCGGCACGCCGGCGCCGCTGACCGAGGCCGAGCTCGACGCGCTGTCCGAGGCCTCGCCGCCGCAATTCATCGACCATTACATGAACAAGATCTGGCAGTATTATGCGCAGCGCGGCTTGGCGGCGGGGCTCTTGCCGAAGGAATGGGCGGAGCATCTGGCCTAG